TTCCACTTGCTTCTCTCAATTTCTCATACATTAATGACAAGATTAAGTTGACTCATCATTACTCTAGCATGTTTTCCGTTAAATCATCTTATGCTGCTTTGAAAAACCATCCCTCCACCTCTGCCATTGATCTTAATTGGAAAGAATTGTAGAAACTCAAAATTCAAGACAGATTAAAACTTCTCATTTGGAAAATCATGCATAACATCCTTCCCACAAAAGTTTTGttggaaaattttattaatttggatGAGGATCAACgttgaaatttttgaatcccTTCCCATGTTTGAATGGATCAAGGTCATTCTAGATCCTGCCACTAAGCTTCTAATTCTAGCAGATGAATCCCAAGACTTCCAAATTTTTGCTGCACTAACCATGGACAACATCTGGTTTCTAAGAAAGACAGTGAAGAAAATTCATCGGTCTCAAAATCAATGTGCGCATGATATAGCGCAATGGGCAGCCTCCGTCAACCTCTATGGAAGCATACTACCCCTCTCCTCAATCCCCCTAGTTTACTTAATTTTCATAATGGCAAGGACCCTCCTTAATTTGCtttattgtaattaatattatatgaacCTTTATCTTCATTAATGCAGTAAACTTGACggggaataaaaaaataaagaagacaTAAAAGAGAGGCATGAAAAATATGAACGTTAAATTGTGGGTGCTGCGACCAGAGAATGGCTGGGCACTTGGCAGCGTGTCCAGGACCGGTGAAGGGCAATATTATGGCACAGGAGCAAGCAAGTAGCTGAGAGAAAAAACAAGACAGAGGAAAGAGGGAATCCCAAGGTGGGGATCATATGCATGTCTTTTTTTCAATCAGGATCTGATTTGCACAtccaaattgaaattattttcttttaaaaaatcttaggttcatgttgggaataaagccattGTTTTTCACCCGAGCTAGATACAAGTTAAACTCCATAACATTATATACAtcgtgaatatatatatatataatcatatttaattattataagacTAGTTCGGTACTTCAAGGAAGTGTTTAGACTCTGCCACTGCACACATCCATACATAATTCACATGTCAATCTAGCTTGACTGGCCTGCCCAAGAATGGAAACATCATCACAACATAACAATCTCACGCAAACTGGCCCAGAACAGGGAAAAAAATTCTCACGCAAACTGACTGAAACCTACAAACATAGATCAAGCTGCAatctcctcttcttcctcctcgtACTCCTCCTCGTCAGCAGTTGCATCCTGGTATTGCTGATACTCAGCCACCAGATCGTTCATGTTACTCTCAGCCTCGGTGAACTCCATCTCATCCATTCCTTCACCGGTGTACCAGTGCAAGAAAGCCTTGCGCCTGAACATTGCAGTAAACTGCTCACTAACCCTCCGAAACATCTCCTGAATCGAAGTTGAATTCCCAATGAAAGTAGATGCCATCTTCAGACCCTTGGGTGGGATGTCACATACACTAGACTTGACATTGTTAGGTATCCACTCAACAAAGTAGGAGGAGTTCTTGTTCTGTACATTGATCATCTGTTCGTCAACTTCCTTGGTACTCATCTTACCACGGAACATGGCAGAAGCAGTTAGATAACGACCATGCCGTGGGTCAGCTGCACACATCATGTTTTTAGCATCCCACATTTGCTGGGTTAATTCTGGCACAGTCAAGGCACGATACTGCTGCGATCCTCTTGATGTTAAGGGTGCAAATCCAACCATAAAGAAATGAAGACGAGGAAATGGGATGAGATTGACTGCAAGCTTCCGAAGGTCTGAGTTCAGCTGTCCAGGGAACCGAAGACAACATGTGACCCCACTCATGGTagcagagatgagatgattgaGATCACCAACTATCATTCAAAAATAAAGGTCAAGGGTCAGCTATGATCttcccataatatatatatatatataatatatgtacacAATGAAAAAAGTTATCTAGTTTTGGGAAAAAAACATAGGAAAAGAGAAGACAAGGTCTTCATCCACTGTTCACttgattaagaaaaaagaaagaaagaagcaaCAGGTAGGTAGTTAATTAGGTAGGAGAGAGATTACGGACCAACTGATTATAAAAGATCAACCATTAGTGATAATAGCAACCTACTTCTACTTTCAGATAACCACCACTACTTAGTGACTCATTACCAATAATTATTGAGACACACTGGGACCTATCTATATATTGTATGGGTAGGCAATGTTATCAAATCTGTATTAATATATTGGAAGGGTAGGCCATGCTATCAAATCATATCCATCTCATGGATTCTTTAGAATAAATGCATAACGCTTGCAGTAATAACATGGTAAACAATATTCACGATAAGGACACATTTTCAATGTAAGTATGCAATGAGTGTCAAGAACTAGAGATAAGAACTTTGAACTTACAAGTAGGGGTAGCAAGCTTCAGAGTACGGAAGCAAATGTCGTATAGGGCCTCATTGTCCAGAACCATGCATTCATCAGCATTCTCAACAAGTTGATGCACAGAAAGGGTCGCATTGTATGGTTCAACAACTGTGTCAGACACCTTAGGTGAAGGAAAGACAGAAAATGTAAGCATCATGCGATCTGGATACTCCTCCCTAATCTTAGAAATAAGAAGGGTTCCCATGCCAGAGCCCGTCCCTCCACCCAAAGAATGACAAACTTGAAATCCTGctcaaaaaaatatagagttagCACAATTCTAAGCCATTAATAAGctcagagagagagggggagagagaaagagagagatttcaCATGGGCCGTAAAAGGAATACCAAGCACAATCACCACATGGGTCATGACAGAATAAAATTCAAGTCAGGATATCTGACAACAATATTTCCAAAAGTTATATTTTCTAGCAATAGATTTTCCTTATGTACTAAGGATGGGACCTTGTCctggacacctggtgccaataaaaaaaaaaaaaaagattttcctTATGTACTGCAGCATAGAGGACAATAAGTGCAACTTTGTTAAGCACCGTAAACATAAATCTCAAAGCATAGAAGTAAAAACTAAAGCACAACTTTGCTgtgcaagaaaaaatatattatttgccAAAAAAAGGGGGTTAGaacacattacattacaaaacaaaataacaaattgCCATCACACGATTACAAGAGTAACACTCGGTTTCATGCAAAACTAGGCTTCATGAATTATAATTGAGCTACTTCCCGATAAAAACATATCCTGCGAGATACTTCAATATTTTAGCAAAAGATGGATTTTTTAGCATCTTTCATACGAAATATATCATCTGATCAAACATTACAATTCAAGCAATTCAAATCTACCCATTAGGTCTAATGCAATCAAAGTAAAAATATtcagtctatatatataattgcaaatGGTAGTTTCTAGGAAAATATAATTTGCTTACCCTACATCTACAAACCTTGTTAATTATCAACCAAGAACAGCTCACAGGATTAAGAAAGCGAACCATGCAAAGATTATATTCGTGATCATCAATGCTAGAACTACCAAtctacttatccaaaaaaaaaactaccaatTTACTGCAATGAGAAACTACCATGAGAAAACACCACAATTCAACCAACGAAGACATTCAACATGGACTTTTAACACTATCAATATTACTGCAATGAAAAAATGAGGTATAAAACACAACCATTAGGAGCCGAGATTACTACAATTTGAGAACCATCAGATTCTTTGACtagcaaaagagagaaaatttgatGACCAAATAAGTAAGTACAAATGGGAGATTAGAAAATGATCCAAGTTTCCTCAAATCcagaatccataaaaatataatcagaAACTACAAAAAGAGCTAGAAAGCTAAATAAAATGTGATCAGAACCAACGAAATTAATGAACGATAATTTACATTGAAGGTAAAATTTTTGAGTGGGGAAATTgagtttttactaaaatattttgttcccaAACCTAACCCAGAAAGAAAAACTAATGcgaagctaaaaaaaaaaaaaatatgctgcGTAAAACGTATTACCCTGCAGGCAATCGCAGTTTTCGGCCTCCTTCCTGACAACATCGAGGACGGAGTCGATGAGCTCAGCGCCCTCGGTGTAGTGGCCCTTGGCCCAGTTGTTGCCGGCTCCGGACTGCCCGAAGACGAAATTATCGGGCCTAAAGATCTGGCCGAACGGACCGGATCGGACAGAATCCATGGTCCCCGGTTCCAGATCCATGAGCACGGCACGCGGGACGTAGCGTCCGCCACTTGCCTCGTTGTAATAGACGTTGATGCGCTCGAGCTGGAGCTCCGAGTCGCCGCTGTACCTGCCAGTGTGGTCGATGCCGTGCTCGTCGCAGATAACTTCCCAGAACTTGGCCCCAATCTGGTTGCCACACTGACCACCCTGGATGTGCAGGATTTCTCTCATTGTGGTCGATTTTCTTTCTGCTCTTTCTCGGGAAAGTTTGGGAGCGATCCGCGAGGTGGGTTTGGGAATTGTAAGGAGCTGGAACAGGATGGTGGAGGTAAGAGAGTGTGGGTGGACTTATATAGGAAAGGTCTAGTGTGTAAATATGGAGAGTTAGTTAGGGGTATATCTGAAAATGAGGTTAACCAATGTACTGATATTttgggggattttttttttttttactttttaattttggccaatgagttgttttatttttttgataactaATTTTGGCTAATGAATTGGCAATAGTGTAATGtcttcagagatgagatgaaattaaaattaaaaaattgaataaaatattattatagaatattttttaatattatttttattttaagatttgaaaaaattaaactgtttattttattttatattgaaagttaaaaaagttgtaatgattagatgagaacAAACGAGACTTAGTCTCATTTTACCGTTGAGAtcgtgaatatataaataatagtaaaataatatatgaatgttgaataataataaaataatttgaattaagttgttttataagattttaagaaagaaaataaaaaaagtgaaaaaaaaatgtgcaggTGTTGGAATTAACATTCGAAAGAGTGAGGGACAAGTAGTAATGGCAGCtaccaaaaaagaaagtgaagttgTTGATCCTTCAGAGATAGAATTACTAG
This genomic interval from Juglans regia cultivar Chandler chromosome 3, Walnut 2.0, whole genome shotgun sequence contains the following:
- the LOC109019574 gene encoding tubulin beta chain yields the protein MREILHIQGGQCGNQIGAKFWEVICDEHGIDHTGRYSGDSELQLERINVYYNEASGGRYVPRAVLMDLEPGTMDSVRSGPFGQIFRPDNFVFGQSGAGNNWAKGHYTEGAELIDSVLDVVRKEAENCDCLQGFQVCHSLGGGTGSGMGTLLISKIREEYPDRMMLTFSVFPSPKVSDTVVEPYNATLSVHQLVENADECMVLDNEALYDICFRTLKLATPTFGDLNHLISATMSGVTCCLRFPGQLNSDLRKLAVNLIPFPRLHFFMVGFAPLTSRGSQQYRALTVPELTQQMWDAKNMMCAADPRHGRYLTASAMFRGKMSTKEVDEQMINVQNKNSSYFVEWIPNNVKSSVCDIPPKGLKMASTFIGNSTSIQEMFRRVSEQFTAMFRRKAFLHWYTGEGMDEMEFTEAESNMNDLVAEYQQYQDATADEEEYEEEEEEIAA